Proteins encoded in a region of the Teredinibacter purpureus genome:
- a CDS encoding Fur family transcriptional regulator — protein sequence MKQKQLNTIMNKAQDICSQSGGRLTEKRKRILELLLVSNTPQSAYEVADAYNKSAETSMPPMSVYRILDFLESEQLVHKLSSANKYVACSHIACSHTHEIPQFLICGKCQNVKEIAIAKRIIEELDMQVEDAGYKLINSQLELQCLCDNCLVSAA from the coding sequence ATGAAGCAAAAACAACTGAATACTATTATGAACAAAGCACAGGATATTTGTTCGCAATCTGGTGGACGTTTGACAGAAAAACGTAAGCGTATTTTAGAACTTTTACTCGTATCAAATACGCCTCAATCTGCATACGAAGTGGCAGATGCCTATAATAAGAGTGCCGAAACCTCCATGCCGCCCATGTCGGTCTACCGTATTCTGGATTTTTTGGAGTCTGAGCAGCTGGTTCACAAACTCAGCTCGGCCAACAAATATGTTGCGTGTTCTCATATCGCTTGTAGCCATACTCACGAAATACCGCAATTTTTAATTTGCGGAAAGTGCCAAAATGTTAAAGAAATCGCTATTGCCAAACGCATAATCGAAGAGTTGGATATGCAAGTCGAAGACGCAGGCTATAAACTTATAAATTCGCAATTGGAACTTCAATGTCTATGCGATAACTGTTTGGTGAGCGCAGCATAA
- a CDS encoding IS3 family transposase (programmed frameshift), with protein sequence MSQKRTYKQYPKEFKEEAVALVREQGYSVPEAAKSLGIATNMLYKWKEKVESSEAGEVLAEDERVELKRLRKENKELRMEKEIFKKGQRLLCERNEVKYDFIQTESPRFPVVMLCRVMGVGKTSYYDWLKRPGTVITSDTLHLHRRMKWLFEQSRNSLGSREMMKKLREEGFQIGRYRVRNLMRKLGLRVTQRTAYKVTAKRKTSDAVADNLLNQNFNPVGPNQIWAGDATYLKTGEGWMYLAIVMDLYSRRIVGWYIDKRMTTNLVSKALIKAYNLRQPPKSLVFHSDRGSQYTSKRYRKLLAAYDMRASMGDVGACWDNAVVERFFGSLKHDWIFKIAQPTRAHMKTDVGKYMRYYNVHRFHSANEDLSPIKYEESKYVLQNGRVGSARIEQVRHFDSAVNK encoded by the exons ATGAGTCAGAAGCGTACTTACAAGCAGTACCCGAAAGAGTTTAAGGAAGAGGCCGTTGCGCTTGTTCGAGAACAAGGCTATTCCGTTCCTGAGGCCGCTAAATCGTTGGGTATCGCAACCAACATGCTCTACAAATGGAAAGAAAAGGTGGAGTCTAGTGAGGCAGGTGAAGTGCTGGCCGAGGATGAGAGAGTCGAGCTTAAGCGCTTGCGCAAGGAAAACAAAGAGCTGCGCATGGAGAAAGAGATTT TTAAAAAAGGCCAGCGCCTTCTTTGCGAAAGAAATGAAGTAAAGTACGATTTCATTCAGACTGAATCACCTCGCTTTCCTGTAGTTATGTTGTGTCGCGTGATGGGCGTTGGGAAAACGTCCTATTACGATTGGCTTAAGCGCCCAGGCACAGTGATAACAAGCGATACCTTGCACCTACACCGTAGGATGAAGTGGCTTTTCGAGCAGAGTCGCAATAGCCTGGGTAGTCGCGAGATGATGAAGAAATTACGCGAAGAAGGCTTTCAGATTGGTCGTTATCGGGTTCGTAACTTGATGCGCAAGCTTGGCTTAAGGGTCACTCAGCGAACCGCCTATAAAGTGACAGCTAAACGCAAAACCTCGGATGCCGTAGCCGACAACTTGCTGAATCAGAATTTTAACCCAGTGGGGCCGAATCAAATTTGGGCGGGCGATGCCACTTACCTGAAGACCGGCGAAGGTTGGATGTATTTGGCGATTGTTATGGATTTGTACTCGCGTCGAATTGTTGGTTGGTACATTGATAAGCGCATGACAACTAATTTAGTGAGCAAGGCCCTGATAAAGGCCTACAACCTAAGACAGCCGCCTAAAAGCTTAGTTTTTCATAGCGATAGAGGCTCACAATATACCAGTAAGCGCTATCGAAAACTTCTAGCGGCTTACGATATGCGGGCGAGTATGGGAGACGTTGGTGCCTGTTGGGATAATGCGGTTGTTGAACGCTTCTTCGGAAGCCTTAAACACGATTGGATATTTAAGATTGCGCAGCCGACAAGAGCGCACATGAAGACTGACGTGGGCAAATATATGCGCTACTACAATGTACATCGTTTTCATTCGGCGAATGAAGATTTATCGCCAATAAAATACGAAGAATCCAAGTATGTGCTGCAAAATGGAAGAGTCGGTTCTGCTCGAATAGAGCAGGTTCGACACTTCGATTCTGCAGTCAACAAGTGA
- a CDS encoding 5-methyltetrahydrofolate--homocysteine methyltransferase → MKQVSKTLITLKKPVVLFIAASAMAVLAGCGDAKTTIIEKHSIPVDGDGHNHGGSEHEDELMGRLLVVNSTTIEAQIFDLEDNERITTIPLDALPSAVHASGGYRFAALIDRNADKVGFVDGGLWQEPHGDHFDVFATIPMLSNFTLTGSRPTHYDTHEGSVAVFFDGNANAGNNASVQVFDDEVVAEANMAAMVSFNLPMHGVAKPRGEHLLATIRREDTESTSTNFNLPDQLGVYHLHNGEYKLEQTLDVACPDLHGAAQNETVAVFGCGDGVLLASESNDDTYRAQKLLNPDAMLEGARIGSLWGHHESDKFIGLASNDSASQFFIIDPEEGEIELIDWQPMPNAKPVARDFTFEAEQFVILDNQGYLTLIEQHQENGHTHWEYGARLAITTADVNLMPEGMKFSMTLAQNGHTVYIADPIAQHIVVVDLGLLEVNAEIELDYAPTMITWLGIVDEHDH, encoded by the coding sequence ATGAAGCAAGTGAGTAAAACATTAATAACCCTAAAGAAGCCCGTGGTATTGTTTATCGCAGCGAGCGCCATGGCGGTACTCGCAGGTTGTGGTGATGCCAAAACAACCATCATAGAAAAACACTCTATTCCTGTTGATGGTGACGGTCACAATCACGGCGGCAGTGAACACGAAGACGAGCTCATGGGTCGTTTATTGGTAGTGAATTCAACAACCATTGAAGCTCAGATATTTGACCTAGAAGACAATGAACGGATAACAACCATTCCACTGGATGCACTCCCGAGCGCTGTTCACGCCTCAGGTGGGTATCGTTTTGCGGCATTGATCGATCGCAATGCTGACAAAGTGGGCTTCGTTGACGGTGGCCTGTGGCAGGAACCCCACGGCGATCATTTTGATGTATTCGCAACCATACCCATGTTAAGCAATTTCACCTTAACAGGCAGCCGCCCAACACACTACGACACACACGAAGGCAGTGTCGCGGTTTTCTTTGATGGCAATGCAAACGCTGGTAACAATGCATCGGTTCAAGTTTTTGATGATGAAGTGGTTGCCGAAGCAAACATGGCGGCAATGGTTAGTTTTAATTTGCCCATGCACGGTGTCGCAAAACCCCGTGGCGAACACTTATTGGCGACTATTCGACGAGAAGATACAGAGAGTACATCTACTAATTTTAACCTCCCTGATCAACTCGGTGTTTATCACCTACATAACGGTGAGTATAAATTAGAACAAACACTCGATGTCGCTTGCCCCGACTTACACGGTGCCGCACAGAACGAAACAGTTGCGGTATTTGGCTGTGGAGATGGCGTTCTATTGGCATCTGAAAGCAATGATGACACCTACCGTGCGCAAAAATTGCTAAACCCCGACGCCATGTTGGAGGGCGCACGTATTGGCAGCCTTTGGGGGCACCATGAAAGTGACAAATTTATCGGTTTGGCCAGTAATGATAGTGCGAGCCAATTTTTTATCATCGACCCCGAAGAAGGCGAAATCGAGCTTATTGATTGGCAACCGATGCCAAATGCCAAACCCGTTGCCCGTGACTTTACCTTTGAGGCCGAGCAATTTGTGATTCTAGATAACCAAGGCTACCTCACGTTAATTGAACAGCATCAAGAAAATGGCCACACGCACTGGGAATACGGTGCGCGCTTGGCTATTACTACAGCGGATGTGAATTTAATGCCCGAAGGTATGAAATTTTCCATGACGCTAGCTCAGAATGGCCATACCGTTTATATTGCTGACCCTATTGCTCAACACATAGTGGTAGTGGATTTGGGCTTGCTTGAGGTCAACGCTGAAATTGAGCTGGATTATGCTCCAACCATGATCACCTGGTTGGGTATTGTCGACGAGCACGACCACTAA
- a CDS encoding SEC-C metal-binding domain-containing protein, with translation MTVFDGNNLINKSEETNNEHCCSNISCCAPQSPTIRLTPKVGRNKPCPCDSGRKFKKCCGHRNKGA, from the coding sequence ATGACTGTATTTGATGGCAATAATTTGATCAACAAGTCAGAAGAGACTAACAATGAACACTGTTGTAGCAATATTAGTTGTTGCGCGCCACAAAGCCCTACTATTCGCTTGACACCAAAAGTAGGTAGAAATAAACCCTGTCCATGTGATAGCGGTCGAAAATTTAAAAAGTGCTGCGGGCACCGTAATAAAGGAGCTTAA
- a CDS encoding IS30 family transposase has product MMYHQLTTDERYTIAAYLKQRKSQAYIARALGRDPCTISRELKRNRRPDGKYCAARAVKRTSRIRRESRRKWQFNDTELQMVIALIRLDWSPEQVSLWLKKCNILSISHSTIYRYIWYNMFYSGDLYKHLRQSSKKRRKRYRSPDSRGVLANKAHISERPLGAENKSRIGHFEIDTVHGSRDQHSIVTLVERKSKYTIIGKIRNRTTDELNRKVIQLIKKQVNQVKTITADNGTEFHQYKKIEDVTNSTFYFANPYHSWERGLNENTNGLIRQYLPKGESMKSITQKDCDKIAMKLNRRPRKCLNMETPEAVYVR; this is encoded by the coding sequence ATGATGTACCACCAGCTCACCACTGATGAAAGATATACTATAGCGGCCTATTTAAAGCAACGTAAATCTCAAGCCTATATTGCACGGGCCTTAGGCCGCGATCCTTGCACGATCTCCAGAGAGTTAAAACGAAATCGTCGCCCAGACGGTAAATACTGCGCAGCGCGAGCAGTAAAACGTACCTCTCGAATACGGAGGGAGTCTCGTCGTAAATGGCAATTCAATGATACCGAGCTTCAGATGGTCATCGCCTTAATACGCCTCGATTGGAGCCCAGAACAAGTTTCCTTGTGGCTTAAGAAGTGCAATATATTATCAATCAGCCATTCGACCATTTATCGCTATATTTGGTACAACATGTTTTATTCAGGGGATCTCTATAAGCACTTACGTCAATCAAGCAAGAAACGCCGAAAAAGATATAGAAGCCCTGACTCTAGAGGCGTTTTAGCCAATAAGGCCCATATCTCTGAGCGACCTCTAGGGGCAGAAAATAAGAGCCGAATCGGTCATTTCGAAATTGATACCGTTCATGGTTCACGCGATCAACATTCAATTGTCACGTTAGTTGAACGAAAAAGTAAATACACGATCATTGGCAAAATTAGGAACCGTACGACTGACGAGTTAAATCGAAAAGTTATTCAGCTAATCAAAAAACAGGTTAATCAGGTAAAAACAATTACCGCTGATAACGGTACCGAGTTTCATCAATACAAAAAAATTGAAGACGTCACTAACTCAACATTTTACTTTGCCAACCCCTACCACTCATGGGAAAGAGGGTTAAACGAAAATACCAACGGTCTCATACGACAATATTTACCTAAAGGAGAATCAATGAAGAGCATAACTCAAAAGGATTGCGATAAAATTGCAATGAAACTTAACCGACGACCTAGAAAATGTTTAAATATGGAAACACCGGAGGCAGTCTATGTTCGTTAA
- a CDS encoding IS91 family transposase — protein sequence MSTPAHTLQAITEKYRTRFEPRYRSKINKDQWSALNAITGCRKGQYGELGTTCSSCPYSQNIPQSCGHRACNQCQYGSTQDWLERQLQKQLPVDYYMATFTLPSELRALSKAHRKTVYRLLLESATKTLKTFGLNKRGFEAELGMCAVLHTHSRRLDYHPHVHIVIPGGGLHRRRKEWRKLKGKYLFNGRALAKVFRGVFLKALNDAGLPPHKSPKKWIVQCTKVGRGKEALQYLSRYLYRGVIANTNIVADDGTHITFQYIDSKTKIRKTRTLLGEDFLYLLLQHVLPKGFRRARDYGFLHGNAKRILRIVQWILKVDIENTTQKEPQMKKRMMCPKCHSIMNVIGRHWLKPSPR from the coding sequence ATGAGTACGCCAGCGCACACCCTACAAGCTATCACTGAAAAGTATCGAACCCGTTTTGAGCCTCGCTATAGATCCAAGATTAACAAAGATCAATGGTCGGCCTTGAACGCCATAACCGGTTGTCGTAAAGGGCAGTATGGCGAACTAGGCACAACCTGTTCTTCTTGCCCCTACAGCCAAAACATTCCGCAATCATGCGGGCATAGGGCCTGTAATCAATGCCAATATGGCAGCACTCAAGACTGGCTTGAACGGCAATTACAAAAACAGCTGCCCGTAGATTACTACATGGCGACCTTTACGTTGCCAAGCGAGTTAAGAGCCCTATCAAAAGCCCATCGTAAAACGGTATACAGGCTTTTACTCGAATCGGCGACGAAGACTCTAAAGACATTCGGGCTAAATAAGCGAGGCTTTGAGGCAGAACTGGGCATGTGCGCAGTATTGCATACTCACTCACGACGTCTCGACTACCACCCTCACGTTCATATTGTCATTCCTGGTGGTGGCCTGCACCGCCGCCGAAAGGAATGGCGCAAGCTAAAAGGCAAATACCTATTTAACGGCCGAGCCCTCGCCAAGGTATTCCGAGGAGTCTTTTTAAAGGCACTCAATGATGCGGGGCTACCACCTCATAAATCACCTAAGAAATGGATTGTTCAGTGCACTAAGGTCGGACGAGGTAAAGAGGCGCTGCAATACTTATCGCGGTACTTATACCGCGGAGTAATCGCCAACACCAATATCGTTGCCGACGACGGCACCCACATTACGTTTCAATACATCGATAGCAAAACAAAGATAAGAAAAACCCGCACGCTACTGGGCGAAGATTTTTTGTATCTTTTGCTTCAACACGTATTACCCAAAGGGTTTAGGCGAGCGCGCGACTACGGTTTCTTACATGGAAACGCCAAGCGTATATTGCGCATTGTTCAGTGGATACTAAAAGTGGATATTGAGAACACCACACAGAAAGAGCCTCAAATGAAAAAGCGAATGATGTGCCCCAAGTGTCACTCAATAATGAATGTAATAGGTAGGCACTGGCTTAAACCATCCCCACGCTAG
- a CDS encoding TonB-dependent receptor — protein sequence MKYPLLAAAIAVTTINAYALEGTVANDHGTPIVGAKVKPNGHKKSVVTDGQGRFNLADDVEEIHVTAPGYSHRIVHLHEQDGKTLIITLADTVIEQVDVIGLPIHASVIESALPVSVLSGEALRNQQAATLGDTLDRQPGVNTNFHGNVASTPVIRGLSGPRVLITQNSLDVSDVSRVGPDHSVASEVSTAQQVEVLRGPATLFYGSGAIGGVVNVVDKRVPTDSETRGEFLLSRESVNSQNLASFNGTTGTDTYAFYVDGFWREANDYEVPVAPEKNHNDDQHLSENTVANSAEESSGYTLGTSYLLDNGYVGLSVGRLEREYGIPGHSHGSQDHEESEEERIYADLKQDRYQLLSELDVALPWLRAIHTRAAYTDYTHAEIEEGVVGTLFSNQTSEVRIDLLHQEWAHWKGGLNVHYKNSEVAAEGDEAFTPPSISETLAMALMEERHFGDVLVQMGARIEHVSIVADNVLLPHLEVHDHESLDMDDDDHTDEETRVFAADHDFTPVSLSFGAVWDFRPGYNMGVSLSHSQRAPSASELLSFGPHIGTRSYEIGALFSVHDEDGESHFELSADNLELETSSNIDLTFRKHEGDVGVIFNVFYNHINDYYYQSATGLFTESGHEDEHNHGGEDEDEHEDDLPVYLFTHADAELYGFEAQGIWKLNNRWKTTVFSDYVHAELTDGTYLPRTPPLRFGADVDYTGDQLSATLSWTQYAKQNKTAQLETPTDGYDTLDATVTYYLPVGPHELALFIKAENITDTEARVHTSFIKDIAPRPGRNLTLGIRGQF from the coding sequence ATGAAGTACCCACTATTAGCTGCAGCCATTGCGGTAACCACCATAAATGCTTACGCCTTAGAAGGCACTGTAGCAAACGACCATGGTACCCCCATTGTTGGGGCCAAAGTTAAACCTAACGGCCACAAAAAAAGTGTTGTTACAGACGGGCAAGGCCGCTTTAATCTAGCCGATGATGTGGAAGAAATTCACGTAACAGCGCCGGGCTACAGCCATCGCATCGTGCATTTGCACGAGCAAGACGGCAAAACACTCATTATTACTTTAGCCGACACCGTTATCGAACAAGTGGATGTTATCGGCTTACCTATTCACGCTTCTGTGATTGAATCGGCGTTACCCGTGTCAGTACTCAGCGGTGAGGCACTGCGGAATCAACAAGCCGCCACGTTGGGAGATACCCTAGATAGGCAGCCAGGTGTGAATACAAATTTCCATGGCAATGTTGCCAGCACGCCGGTTATTCGCGGTTTAAGCGGCCCGCGTGTACTGATCACGCAAAACAGTTTGGATGTGAGTGACGTTTCCCGTGTTGGCCCCGACCATTCTGTAGCGTCAGAAGTCTCTACTGCCCAACAGGTTGAAGTGCTACGCGGGCCCGCCACCTTATTTTATGGCAGCGGTGCAATTGGCGGTGTTGTTAATGTGGTAGATAAGCGCGTGCCGACTGATTCCGAAACCCGTGGCGAATTTTTATTAAGTCGTGAATCTGTCAATAGCCAGAATCTGGCCTCCTTTAATGGAACAACAGGCACAGATACTTATGCCTTCTACGTTGACGGTTTTTGGCGTGAGGCAAACGATTATGAAGTGCCCGTTGCGCCAGAAAAAAACCACAATGACGACCAGCATCTTAGTGAAAACACCGTGGCAAACAGCGCAGAAGAATCCAGCGGCTATACACTAGGCACCAGCTACTTGCTGGACAATGGCTATGTCGGGCTTTCAGTTGGGCGCTTAGAGCGTGAATACGGTATTCCCGGTCACAGTCACGGCAGCCAAGACCACGAGGAAAGTGAAGAAGAACGTATTTACGCCGATTTAAAGCAAGACCGCTACCAACTGCTGAGTGAACTGGATGTTGCCCTGCCCTGGCTACGTGCCATTCACACACGTGCGGCTTACACCGATTATACCCATGCCGAAATTGAAGAAGGTGTTGTAGGCACGTTGTTTTCCAATCAAACCTCGGAAGTGCGTATCGATTTACTTCATCAGGAATGGGCACACTGGAAAGGCGGTTTGAATGTCCATTACAAAAACAGCGAAGTCGCGGCTGAGGGAGATGAGGCATTTACACCACCGTCAATCTCCGAAACGCTGGCAATGGCACTAATGGAAGAAAGGCACTTTGGTGATGTATTAGTGCAAATGGGCGCGCGCATTGAGCACGTGAGTATCGTTGCCGACAACGTGCTGCTGCCGCACTTAGAAGTACATGACCATGAAAGCCTAGACATGGACGATGACGATCATACGGATGAAGAGACGCGTGTCTTTGCGGCTGATCACGATTTTACTCCGGTCAGTTTGTCTTTCGGCGCGGTGTGGGATTTTAGGCCCGGCTATAATATGGGCGTTTCACTTTCGCACTCGCAACGCGCGCCATCTGCATCAGAACTTTTATCGTTTGGGCCGCATATCGGTACGCGATCATATGAGATTGGAGCATTGTTTTCTGTACACGACGAAGACGGCGAATCTCATTTCGAACTGAGTGCCGATAATTTAGAATTGGAAACCTCTAGTAACATCGATCTGACTTTTCGTAAACATGAAGGCGACGTAGGTGTTATTTTTAATGTTTTTTACAACCACATTAATGACTACTACTACCAAAGTGCAACGGGATTGTTTACTGAAAGCGGCCACGAAGACGAGCACAACCATGGCGGTGAGGACGAAGATGAGCATGAAGATGACCTTCCGGTTTATCTGTTTACCCACGCTGATGCTGAACTTTATGGCTTTGAAGCTCAGGGTATTTGGAAACTGAATAATCGCTGGAAAACGACCGTCTTTTCTGACTATGTTCATGCCGAACTTACCGACGGAACCTATTTACCCCGCACACCACCACTACGCTTCGGTGCCGACGTGGATTACACCGGTGACCAACTCAGCGCCACCCTAAGCTGGACGCAATACGCTAAGCAAAATAAAACGGCTCAACTGGAAACCCCCACAGACGGTTATGACACGCTAGACGCAACGGTGACCTATTATTTGCCGGTTGGACCTCATGAGCTAGCACTGTTTATCAAAGCTGAAAATATCACCGACACTGAAGCCCGCGTCCACACCTCCTTCATTAAAGATATAGCACCGCGACCAGGTCGAAATTTAACCTTGGGTATTCGTGGGCAATTTTAG
- a CDS encoding tyrosine-type recombinase/integrase yields the protein MNKTQQKRFDSLYRKHVSALKRQGKANTTIDVYSRALRRITAFFDCPPDTLTQEHFEAYFESLVRTHSWSTVKVDRNGLQFFYKYVLKKEWNWVEIVRPPKVKTLPDVLTLKELERLLNGTRELRFQAFIFTSFSMGLRLAEALNLQVGDIDSERMKVHVRCAKGKKDRYVTLPQSTLQTLRAYWATHRHPRFLFPRGRDAQERHTATAAMDRGGLQKSFKVIVKDVGISKAITIHSLRHCYGTLLTEAGVGLRSIQHEMGHECPKTTALYTQLSNHTDVNAGKRINALMNKLRILWGQA from the coding sequence ATGAACAAAACACAGCAAAAACGATTCGATTCACTGTACCGCAAGCATGTTAGCGCATTGAAACGGCAAGGCAAAGCCAATACAACTATCGATGTTTATTCTCGCGCCCTTAGGCGTATTACAGCGTTTTTCGACTGCCCGCCTGATACCCTTACCCAAGAACACTTCGAAGCCTATTTCGAATCCCTTGTTCGCACCCACTCATGGTCTACCGTCAAAGTCGATCGCAATGGCCTCCAATTCTTCTATAAGTACGTACTCAAAAAAGAGTGGAACTGGGTCGAGATTGTTCGGCCACCTAAAGTCAAAACCCTTCCCGATGTGTTAACGCTAAAAGAACTCGAACGCCTACTGAATGGTACCCGGGAGTTACGCTTTCAGGCCTTTATCTTTACTTCGTTTAGTATGGGGCTTCGTCTTGCTGAAGCCCTGAACCTTCAGGTTGGCGATATTGATAGTGAGCGTATGAAGGTTCACGTTCGATGCGCTAAAGGTAAGAAAGATCGCTACGTCACCTTGCCGCAGTCAACACTACAGACCTTACGCGCTTACTGGGCAACACACCGCCACCCTAGGTTCCTATTTCCGCGTGGACGCGACGCTCAGGAGCGGCATACAGCAACAGCCGCCATGGACCGAGGCGGTCTTCAGAAGTCTTTTAAGGTCATTGTAAAAGACGTAGGTATTAGTAAAGCGATCACCATTCATAGCTTGCGGCACTGCTACGGTACGCTATTGACAGAAGCCGGTGTAGGCCTACGCTCTATTCAGCATGAAATGGGGCACGAATGCCCAAAGACTACAGCCTTGTATACACAGCTATCCAATCACACAGACGTTAATGCGGGCAAACGCATCAACGCACTCATGAACAAGCTGCGTATTTTGTGGGGCCAAGCATGA
- a CDS encoding CobW family GTP-binding protein, with protein sequence MASQKHNLSAVPTNIITGFLGVGKTTAILHLLKSKPESERWAVLVNEFGEIGVDGSLFQGQHAEVNGVFIREVPGGCMCCASGLPMQIALNQLLTRAKPNRLLIEPTGLGHPKEVLEVLSASHYHDVLHIQKCITLIDARKLHDTRYTEHNTFNQQIDIADVIVGNKQDLYQAGDQTLLNNYVADRKHPEMSVIFSRHGQIDPSILKGSSETAKAINLHHHHNHQSPRPSSNNTPLPEDGFLKIENSGEGYQSTGWRFSPDKIFDRQLLFCCLSGIRAERIKAVFITHEGVFAYNATADALTEFELDDCIESRIEIIARNGESINEIDLLQCVVK encoded by the coding sequence TTGGCGTCGCAAAAACATAACCTTTCTGCCGTACCCACCAATATCATTACCGGCTTTTTAGGCGTAGGAAAAACCACCGCAATTTTGCACCTGCTCAAATCTAAACCTGAAAGCGAACGTTGGGCTGTATTGGTGAATGAGTTTGGCGAAATTGGTGTGGATGGCAGTTTATTTCAAGGCCAACACGCCGAAGTGAATGGTGTATTTATTCGTGAAGTGCCAGGAGGCTGTATGTGTTGTGCGTCGGGCCTGCCTATGCAGATTGCCCTCAATCAGTTACTCACCCGCGCAAAGCCTAACCGATTATTAATCGAACCAACAGGGCTTGGCCACCCTAAAGAAGTACTCGAAGTATTAAGCGCCAGCCATTATCACGATGTATTGCATATTCAAAAATGCATAACACTCATTGACGCCAGAAAATTACACGATACCCGTTACACAGAACACAACACATTCAATCAACAAATTGATATCGCTGATGTTATTGTTGGCAATAAGCAAGACCTCTATCAAGCAGGAGATCAAACGCTTTTGAACAATTATGTTGCCGACCGTAAACACCCAGAAATGTCGGTAATATTTTCACGCCATGGCCAAATCGATCCGTCGATATTGAAAGGTTCGTCGGAAACAGCGAAGGCTATTAATCTACACCACCATCACAATCATCAATCCCCACGTCCCAGCAGTAACAATACGCCATTGCCTGAAGATGGATTTTTAAAAATTGAAAACTCAGGTGAAGGCTATCAATCTACTGGCTGGCGATTTTCACCTGATAAAATTTTTGACAGGCAGCTGTTGTTTTGTTGTTTAAGCGGAATTCGCGCTGAACGTATCAAGGCTGTATTTATTACTCATGAAGGGGTTTTTGCTTACAATGCCACCGCGGATGCGTTAACAGAATTTGAGCTGGACGATTGCATAGAAAGCCGTATTGAAATTATTGCCCGTAATGGCGAATCTATAAATGAGATTGATTTATTGCAGTGCGTGGTAAAATAA